In the Theobroma cacao cultivar B97-61/B2 chromosome 1, Criollo_cocoa_genome_V2, whole genome shotgun sequence genome, one interval contains:
- the LOC18614204 gene encoding E3 ubiquitin-protein ligase At1g63170, translated as MHPTNAPAPTSLPSDEVDTSPLLTHSIADHLLRSRRLLRRPPPPLSGAAARLLRRASSRRLMLREPSVRVRETAAEQLEERQSDWAYSKPIIVLDILWNMAFVVMAVVVLGLSLDEKPTVPLRLWISGYGLQCLFHVACVVVEYKRRNGRRDSDSDSENIEGQNLALNSQSGSETGDSEDYETEQLNSGNENSVAKILESANTMFSFLWWIIGFYWIMADGQALIRHSPGLYWLCVTFLAFDVVFVMICAAVACLIGIAVCCCLPCIIAILYALTDREGATEEEIDRWPKYKFRRVGDFEKVNGEIQESREGIMTECNTDTPAERILSHEDAECCICLCAYEDGSELRELPCHHHFHCTCIDKWLYINATCPLCKFNILKTCNLSGSEV; from the exons ATGCACCCAACAAATGCGCCAGCTCCGACATCACTTCCATCAGATGAGGTGGACACGTCACCCCTCCTGACCCATTCCATAGCCGATCACCTCCTCCGTAGCCGCCGTCTCCTCCGTCGCCCACCCCCACCTTTAAGCGGTGCGGCTGCTAGGCTCCTTCGCCGCGCCAGTAGTCGTCGCTTGATGCTCCGTGAGCCGTCGGTTCGTGTACGAGAAACCGCGGCCGAGCAACTGGAAGAGCGTCAAAGCGATTGGGCCTATTCGAAGCCCATTATAGTGCTTGACATTCTCTGGAATATGGCGTTTGTGGTAATGGCGGTTGTCGTCTTGGGACTCAGCCTTGATGAAAAGCCCACCGTCCCTTTAAGGCTCTGGATTTCGGGTTACGGGTTACAGTGTTTATTTCACGTTGCTTGCGTAGTCGTAGaatataaaagaagaaatggaAGAAGGGATTCGGATTCGGATTCGGAGAACATCGAGGGTCAGAATTTGGCCCTGAATTCTCAGTCCGGGAGTGAAACGGGGGATTCTGAGGATTATGAAACAGAGCAGCTGAATAGTGGAAATGAAAACAG TGTTGCCAAAATCTTGGAGTCTGCAAATACAatgttttcatttctttggtGGATCATTGGATTTTATTGGATAATGGCTGATGGACAAGCTTTGATACGTCATTCACCTGGACTTTACTG GCTTTGTGTCACATTTCTTGCATTCGATGTAGTCTTTGTGATGATCTGTGCTGCTGTTGCCTGTCTTATTGGTATTGCTGTTTGCTGCTGTCTTCCTTGCATCATAGCAATTCTGTATGCTCTCACAGACAGG GAAGGAGCAACAGAGGAAGAGATTGATAGATGGCCAAAGTACAAATTTCGCAGGGTTGGTGATTTCGAAAAAGTAAATGGTGAAATTCAAGAATCTCGTGAGGGGATAATGACTGAATGTAACACTGATACGCCTGCTGAACGAATTCTTTCACACGAGGATGCT GAATGCTGCATCTGCCTTTGTGCTTATGAAGATGGGAGCGAATTGCGCGAACTCCCTTGCCATCACCATTTCCACTGCACCTGTATAGACAAGTGGTTGTACATCAATGCTACCTGTCCACTCTGCAAGTTCAACATTCTGAAGACATGTAACTTGAGTGGAAGTGAAGTGTAG